The sequence below is a genomic window from Croceicoccus marinus.
TGCAGAGCTTGCCATCGTGAAGCGGGAAACGTGGGCGGGGGCAGACCGGTTCCGCTTGTCGGCGCATTTTCGGCCGTAAGCCCTTTTCAACACGGCGAAAGCGGCTATATGGCGGCGCTCGACCCGAACGGGCGATGCGATGCTGGGGCGTAGCCAAGCGGTAAGGCAGCGGTTTTTGGTACCGCCATGCGCAGGTTCGAATCCTGCCGCCCCAGCCAGTTTCCTGAAATCACTATATTTCAACAGTTTAAGCGACTGTTCGGAGCAGGTGTGGGCCATGTTTGTGGGCCATATCCGTGGGCCGTGTTTTCTGCCACCTTCTTTACCTGTTGATATCCCCTCTGTGGCAAGCAGCGATCTTGCGCCTAGGCCAAACGCGGATAGTTTGACCGGGCAACATGGGGGCATCCAATGGAACTCGAAACTAAGCTGGCAGAACTGAGCAAGACCGTGCGCGAACACCGAGAAGTGTTGGCCACAGAAGAAGCGGCAAAGAATGCTCTTGTTATGCCGTTCCTGCAGGCTCTCGGTTACAATGTGTTCAATCCCGGCGAGGTGGTGCCGGAGTTCACCTGCGACGTTGGCACCAAAAAAGGTGAGAAGGTCGATTACGCCATTTGCGATGGTGGACAGGTTAAGATGTTGGTTGAGTGCAAGCCAGCCGGAATCGATCTCAATCTTAAGCATGCCTCGCAGCTTTACCGCTACTTCTCGGTGACTGAGGCGCGGCTGGCGGTCCTGACGAATGGAGTGATTTATAAGTTCTATTCGGACATCGATTCACCAAACCGGATGGATGAAAAGCCATTCTTTACGTTGGATCTTGATGCTGTCCGCAAGTCGGATCATCGGATCCTAACCAGTTTCACGAAAGCATCCTTCGACATTGACAAGATAGTAGACGAGGCATCGCGGCTCAAACTTCAGACATTGGTATACAAGGAACTCCAGCAGGAACTGGAAAATCCTTCAGAGGAGTTCGTTCGGATCATAGCTGGCAGGGTCCAACCGGGACGCATGACGGCGCAGGTGAAAGATAACTTTCATGCGCTAATTGTCGCTTCTGCTTCAGCGCTTATCCGCGACCGAGTCAACGAACGTCTTACCAATGCCCTGCAGGGCAACGGTGGGGACGAGCCGGAGCCGGTTGAGCAGGGCGACGGGTCGGACGTTGAAACGACGGCTGACGAGATCGAAGGTTTCAACATTGTACGGGCCATCGCGGCTCGGAAGGTGGATCCGAAGCGGATCGTGATGCGCGATGCCAAGTCCTATTGCGCCGTGCTGCTGGACGATAACAACCGTAAGAGCATCGCCCGCCTGCATTTCAACAGCGCTACCTCAAGGTACTTCGGGACGTTTGAGGGCAAGGACGAAACGCGGCATCCCGTGGGGGGCACATTGGATATCTACGGGCACGAAGCGGCGATCCTGAAGAGGCTCGAGGAACTGGAAGCATAAGGGCAGGAGCTATGGTCAACTGGCAGGTTGTTGCCATCTTCGCACCAATAATCACGGCAGCCGTTAGCTGGTATCTTACCCGTGCGTTGACCGGAAAAAAGCATTTTGAAGATGCGGAAAGCGTCGAACAAACATTGAGGATCAAGCAGTTGCTTGATGCTGAAGGTATGACCCTTGCTGATGCGTGGGCGCTCAAGGCGGAATATCGTCGAGGCCACGGGACGGTTGGATTGGCTTACGCTCATGCAGTGGTCGCGAAGGAAAAGGAGGCACTGCGAGCGACCGAAGGCGAAGAAATCTCCGATCTAGATCCAGAAT
It includes:
- a CDS encoding lysozyme inhibitor LprI family protein; the protein is MVNWQVVAIFAPIITAAVSWYLTRALTGKKHFEDAESVEQTLRIKQLLDAEGMTLADAWALKAEYRRGHGTVGLAYAHAVVAKEKEALRATEGEEISDLDPEYNPMRDTTMAIGERLRAEYERADAALNFEVVQFRQNSTPARAESLVKVQEAWQAFREAEGRFASLMFEGGTAAPLAGCARMIELTEARMRDLELAKAEQDL
- a CDS encoding type I restriction endonuclease is translated as MELETKLAELSKTVREHREVLATEEAAKNALVMPFLQALGYNVFNPGEVVPEFTCDVGTKKGEKVDYAICDGGQVKMLVECKPAGIDLNLKHASQLYRYFSVTEARLAVLTNGVIYKFYSDIDSPNRMDEKPFFTLDLDAVRKSDHRILTSFTKASFDIDKIVDEASRLKLQTLVYKELQQELENPSEEFVRIIAGRVQPGRMTAQVKDNFHALIVASASALIRDRVNERLTNALQGNGGDEPEPVEQGDGSDVETTADEIEGFNIVRAIAARKVDPKRIVMRDAKSYCAVLLDDNNRKSIARLHFNSATSRYFGTFEGKDETRHPVGGTLDIYGHEAAILKRLEELEA